In Fusarium oxysporum Fo47 chromosome VII, complete sequence, the following proteins share a genomic window:
- a CDS encoding frequency clock protein — MPLNQSNPEKTPPPPTDYFPHLHSFSGSRETVLSNPPEWHNDSSLNATANNNPADVNISSSREDSDLLDIEKLHLHTRHHVDPPGPITAHSSSSDDYRSVIDDLTLEIQQLKKELKRYKQPGPALLHKDKLFEIKVYGLPQKKKRELETILRDLAADHDGSPEASSSQKRKRISPHNRDHIYSKSGVQRSHAPSSGSSLRPADSAYASMSAGGESSRTPFYLPVLPSTKSSKGKVEDYLRDVPDAVIGMVWSDLVLVWSRPPRLGLV; from the exons ATGCCCTTAAATCAAAGCAATCCAGAGAAAACTCCGCCACCACCAACCGATTATTTTCCTCATCTCCATTCCTTCAGCGGCAGTCGTGAGACGGTGCTAAGCAATCCACCAGAATGGCATAACGACTCAAGCCTCAACGCGACCGCCAACAACAATCCCGCAGATG TTAATATCTCCTCCTCCCGGGAAGACTCTGATTTATTGGATATAGAGAAGCTACACTTGCACACTCGGCATCATGTCGACCCTCCTGGACCTATCACAGCGCACAGCAGTAGCTCTGATGACTACCGCAGCGTCATCGACGACCTAACACTCGAGATTCAACAACTAaagaaggagctcaagcgCTATAAGCAACCAGGTCCGGCCTTGCTCCATAAAGACAAGCTGTTTGAGATCAAGGTTTATGGGCTGCcccaaaagaaaaagagagagcTCGAAACCATACTGAGAGACCTTGCCGCGGATCACGATGGGTCTCCAGAGGCGTCATCATCgcaaaaaaggaaaaggataTCCCCCCACAATCGCGATCACATATATTCCAAATCTGGAGTTCAGCGCAGCCATGCTCCCTCCTCAGGTTCCAGCCTCCGGCCGGCTGACTCCGCTTACGCCTCCATGTCAGCCGGTGGCGAGTCTTCGAGAACGCCATTTTACCTCCCTGTCTTGCCTTCaaccaaatcatcaaaggGCAAGGTGGAGGACTATCTACGAGATGTCCCTGACGCAGTGATCGGAATGGTCTGGTCtgacttggtcttggtctggTCTAGACCGCCAAGACTTGGTCTGGTCTGA
- a CDS encoding uncharacterized protein (expressed protein), with translation MSLPHAAMTEAAVECCRPTRIVPSAEPITADTPPASEPIKRFESRVTGKPPLSSLAASPSVVNASILHLHRCTRTRGDTDTVLLFTTFSARLIGAILNHRRAIGRISASASRTCAQHCEAHPDMHRHAWRVAPHEPPRGYH, from the coding sequence ATGTCTCTACCGCACGCAGCCATGACCGAAGCCGCTGTCGAGTGCTGCCGCCCCACTAGGATCGTCCCGTCGGCGGAGCCCATTACCGCTGATACACCTCCGGCCAGCGAGCCCATCAAGAGATTCGAGAGCAGAGTCACAGGAAAACCTCCCCTCTCCTCTCTCGCTGCGTCACCCTCAGTAGTCAATGCTTCCATCCTTCACCTCCACCGTTGCACCCGCACCCGCGGCGATACGGACACCGTCCTCCTCTTCACGACTTTCTCTGCCCGTCTGATCGGCGCCATCCTCAACCACCGTCGTGCTATCGGCCGCATCAGCGCCTCCGCTAGCCGCACTTGCGCTCAACATTGCGAAGCGCATCCGGACATGCACCGACATGCTTGGCGAGTGGCGCCTCATGAACCGCCTCGGGGGTATCATTAG
- a CDS encoding major facilitator superfamily domain-containing protein: protein MADENQQRQVASSSENGSYKIEPEVSQPDSLHVDEDLDEKLEPTGWHTSVLVVLSSHFVVMNTSGFTNSFGALQSHFIETFDQPSSTISWIGSMQIFLYFFVGIASGRLTDAGHFRVVFLLGSLANVVCILAASCSSDLWAMFITLGLGVGLGNGSMSCPMLTVMSPYFSSRRGLAIGIAMCGACTGGLVYSAIMRQLMPTIGFPWTMRVIALIQFGTLTVSNICLRPRMKPKKTPGWIDWTAFQDARYNYYAISGFASLLSLYIFIFFIVDYSRTAVSPPFSQQNSINLLLIFNGINVFGRIGFTSASDKFGVMAVSIFVAGATATTLFSWIVVTTPPGMYVWTIFCGTLCGGIQGLFPAGLGYLTAGREKSGTRIGMAFGIVSIASLIGSPIGGVLIGGMNGKYLGAQIFAGATMALCALFVEAARRVDRSKAHDLQV, encoded by the exons ATGGCCGACGAAAACCAGCAACGTCAAGTTGCAAGCTCAAGCGAGAACGGGAGTTACAAGATTGAGCCCGAAGTTTCTCAACCGGATTCACTCCACGTTGACGAGGATCTCGATGAGAAACTCGAACCGACAGGATGGCACACAAGCGTTCTTG TGGTCCTCTCTTCACACTTTGTGGTCATGAATACCTCTGGCTTCACGAATTCCTTTGGAGCACTACAAAGTCACTTTATCGAAACGTTCGatcagccttcttcaacaatctcatGGATCGGCTCCATGCAGATATTTCTATACTTCTTTGTCGGCATAGCTTCAGGCCGGCTCACAGACGCGGGACACTTTAGAGTCGTGTTTCTACTAGGCTCACTCGCAAACGTTGTTTGCATCCTGGCAGCATCCTGTAGCTCAGATCTCTGGGCCATGTTTATCACGCTGGGTCTCGGTGTGGGTTTGGGTAATGGAAGTATGTCTTGCCCAATGCTCACTGTCATGTCGCCATACTTCTCATCGCGGCGAGGCTTGGCAATAGGGATAGCTATGTGCGGTGCCTGTACTGGAGGTTTGGTATACTCTGCCATCATGCGTCAGCTCATGCCAACAATAGGCTTTCCATGGACGATGCGTGTAATCGCGCTCATTCAATTTGGTACTTTGACTGTATCGAATATATGTTTGCGCCCCAGAATGAAGCCGAAAAAGACTCCAGGTTGGATTGACTGGACAGCTTTTCAGGATGCCCGTTATAATTACTACGCTATCTCGGGATTCGCT TCTTTGCTCAGTCTTTATATCTTCATATTCTTCATTGTCGACTATTCGCGTACGGCCGTATCACCACCCTTCTCACAACAGAACTCAATCAATCTCCTGTTGATATTCAATGGTATCAATGTATTTGGTCGTATCGGGTTCACCTCTGCTAGTGATAAATTTGGAGTGATGGCTGTCTCTATATTCGTCGCTGGTGCAACAGCAACCACCCTGTTCTCTTGGATCGTGGTGACGACACCCCCGGGCATGTACGTATGGACTATATTTTGCGGAACCCTCTGTGGTGGCATACAAGGTCTTTTCCCGGCTGGCCTTGGCTACCTCACAGCCGGTAGGGAGAAGTCAGGGACACGGATCGGCATGGCGTTTGGTATTGTGAGTATTGCCAGCTTGATTGGGTCTCCAATTGGTGGGGTTTTGATTGGAGGTATGAACGGAAAATATTTAGGGGCGCAAATATTTGCTGGTGCTACAATGGCCTTGTGTGCTTTATTTGTGGAAGCTGCACGAAGGGTTGACAGGTCTAAGGCGCACGACTTGCAAGTCTAA
- a CDS encoding Mss4-like protein has product MVYLSLAPSLPALDSAANLLGEIPNRYSKFICGPTFVIKMPSDTSGFCLCGASAYSYTDEPVMRALCYCTPCRKVSGGTNTVTFAVPEEKFTVTKGQPKSYAVNHEYGMALIMFFCPDCGTTLWMEATAPQFKGLKLIQAGTLTDAKKLNDKVDAEFYVLERASWLVPIENAAQSKDFEAG; this is encoded by the exons ATGGTTTATCTATCGCTGGCTCCCTCGCTTCCCGCTTTGGACTCAGCAGCAAATCTATTAGGTGAAATTCCAAACCGGTACTCAAAATTCATCTGCGGTCCAACTTTTGTGATCAAAATGCCTTCTGATACCTCAGGTTTTTGTCTCTGCGGCGCTTCTGCCTACTCGTATACAGATGAGCCGGTCATGAGG GCTCTCTGCTACTGCACCCCTTGCCGTAAAGTATCTGGAGGAACCAATACTGTCACCTTTGCCGTCCCCGAGGAAAAGTTCACCGTCACAAAAGGTCAACCCAAATCATATGCAGTAAATCACGAGTACGGAATGGCGCTCATCATGTTCTTTTGCCCCGATTGCGGCACTACCTTATGGATGGAGGCTACGGCGCCGCAGTTCAAGGGCCTAAAGCTAATCCAGGCTGGAACATTGACGGATGCGAAGAAACTGAATGACAAGGTGGATGCGGAGTTTTATGTTCTAGAGAGGGCCTCATGGCTGGTTCCAATTGAAAATGCGGCTCAGAGCAAGGACTTTGAGGCTGGGTAG
- a CDS encoding major facilitator superfamily domain-containing protein, whose translation MAMGLKLQKLRVAVWGEAPDSPEERKEDIDITPDQYNLLVTILSVGYIVGQVPHGLVIQKVAPRIWFPLMTLVWALLTMVCAACHSFQQLAPVRFFQGVAEASTYSGTQYIIGSWYKGPEVGKRVGLFQASGMVGTMFAGILMTAIWNTMDGVSGLPGWRWSFIIDGIITIPVAVFGFIFFPDLPETTKAFYMKPHERELALSRLPPKDPEGHKIGASIIKRVLLAPNFWIFTIFWMLGGALEAYTTQTCMVLWMKASGLFTVPQNNTYPLGITAIGIVLTLATSVAIDATGVHVPYGLAACGIQIITCVVLLCWDVVGTSAKMGAFYLAGTAYLIQPVVFTWANKILARDGDDVARAVILCAMNGASSVLFSFWGITLYPARDAATGFQNGTIAMVVVSVFLAGWIGIVWWQDKRTACIQAGHPVTDARAEQGAYKYPCKE comes from the exons ATGGCCATGGGTCTAAAGCTCCAGAAACTGCGCGTTGCGGTATGGGGTGAGGCCCCCGATAGCCCTGAGGAACGCAAG GAGGACATCGATATCACTCCCGATCAGTACAATCTTTTGGTCACTATTCTTTCTGTTGGCT ACATTGTCGGTCAAGTTCCCCACGGCCTCGTCATCCAAAAGGTCGCTCCTCGCATCTGGTTTCCTCTTATGACACTTGTCTGGGCACTTTTGACCATGGTATGCGCCGCCTGTCACAGTTTTCAACAACTAGCACCGGTCCGATTCTTCCAAGGTGTCGCAGAGGCATCGACATATAGCGGAACACAATACATCATCGGTAGTTGGTATAAGGGACCAGAGGTCGGAAAGCGGGTTGGGCTCTTCCAAGCTTCCGGAATGGTCGGCACCATGTTTGCCG GTATTCTAATGACGGCTATCTGGAACACTATGGATGGAGTATCTGGCCTGCCAGGCTGGAGATGG TCCTTCATCATTGATGGCATAATTACTATTCCCGTGGCGGTCTTTGGgttcatcttctttcctgACCTCCCAGAGACCACCAAAGCATTCTACATGAAGCCACATGAGCGAGAGCTCGCCCTTAGTCGACTGCCACCCAAAGATCCAGAAGGCCACAAGATCGGAGCTTCAATCATCAAAAGAGTTCTACTAGCACCCAACTT TTGGATCTTTACCATCTTCTGGATGCTTGGAGGAGCTCTCGAGGCATACACAACCCAGACATGCATGGTCTTATGGATGAAAGCATCCGGACTCTTCACCGTCCCACAAAACAACACTTATCCTCTGGGAATTACAGCTATAG GAATCGTTCTTACTCTTGCTACCTCTGTGGCAATCGATGCTACTGGGGTCCACGTTCCGTACGGACTCGCAGCTTGCGGTATCCAGATCATCACATGTGTAGTTCTCCTCTGCTGGGACGTTGTTGGAACATCGGCAAAGATGGGAGCTTTCT ATCTCGCTGGAACTGCGTATTTGATCCAGCCAGTCGTGTTTACATGGGCGAACAAAATCCTGGCGCGTGATGGAGATGACGTTGCACGAGCTGTTATTCTCTGTGCCATGAACG GTGCATCATCCGTTCTCTTCTCATTCTGGGGTATCACGCTCTACCCAGCTCGGGACGCTGCAACG GGCTTTCAGAATGGGACAATAGCTATGGTGGTCGTTTCTGTCTTTCTTGCCGGATGGATTGGTATTGTATGGTGGCAAGATAAGAGAACCGCTTGCATCCAAGCGGGCCACCCAGTAACAGATGCCAGAGCCGAGCAGGGGGCTTACAAATATCCCTGCAAAGAATAA